Proteins from one Xiphophorus hellerii strain 12219 chromosome 8, Xiphophorus_hellerii-4.1, whole genome shotgun sequence genomic window:
- the cdk2ap1 gene encoding cyclin-dependent kinase 2-associated protein 1 isoform X1, with the protein MSLGMSYKPNVHQHIPGTSGNQAGNLPSPSAANLATLQSYRPILSDYGPPSLGFSQGSTGSQVPQNKYAELLAIIEELGKEIRPTYAGSKSAMERLKRGIIHARGLVRECLAETERNARS; encoded by the exons aTGTCTTTGGGAATGTCTTACAAACCCAATGTCCATCAGCACATTCCGGGAACTTCTGGGAACCAGG CTGGAAACCTTCCTTCCCCCTCAGCAGCTAACCTGGCTACACTGCAGTCCTACAGGCCTATCCTGAGTGACTACGGACCTCCATCTCTGGGATTCTCGCAG GGCTCCACCGGCAGCCAAGTGCCTCAGAACAAATATGCCGAGCTGCTGGCCATCATCGAAGAGCTGGGGAAGGAAATCAGGCCCACATACGCCGGGAGCAAGAGCGCAATGGAGAGACTGAAAAGAG GGATAATTCATGCCAGAGGCCTGGTACGCGAATGCCTGGCGGAGACGGAAAGAAACGCGAGGTCCTAG